The sequence AGGGTGGGGAGCGTCCGCAGACCTTGCATCCGTCTACCGGTATCGCGGTTCCCTGCTCAGGCCCTTTTCGGCGAGCTGTCGTTCATAGTCGGCAAACAGCGCGTCGCCGGTCTCACCCAGTTCCTTCAGATATTTCCAGGTGTAGATACCGCTGTCATGGCCATCATCGAAAACGATGCGAACCGCATAATTGCCGGTCGCGACCATGGAACGGATGGCAACATCGCGTTTGCCGGGAACCGTGACCTTTTGTCCCGGCCCGTGCCCCTGCACTTCCGCCGAGGGCGAAAGCACGCGCAGCATCTCGGCTTGAAGGCGGTAAACGCTTCCATCGTCAAAGAAAACGGTCAGTTCCCGCCGGTCTTTCGACACAAGCAGCTCGGTCGGCCAGGCATCGCTCATTTTTCACTTCCGCAAGCTCGTCATATGCGTCAGAATTACGGACTTGCCTCGCGATAGGCAAGCCACTACATCATTTGAAAGGCGCATCGCGCAATGAGGATGGAGACGTGAACGGTTTCCCCGGATCGCTTGAAAAAGCGCAATTCCTGACGGAAAACAACGCACCGATGATTGATCCCTTCGGCCGCGCCATCACCTATCTGCGCGTTTCAGTCACCGACCGCTGCGATTTCCGCTGCACCTATTGCATGTCCGAACACATGAC comes from Rhizobium rhizogenes and encodes:
- a CDS encoding gamma-butyrobetaine hydroxylase-like domain-containing protein, encoding MSDAWPTELLVSKDRRELTVFFDDGSVYRLQAEMLRVLSPSAEVQGHGPGQKVTVPGKRDVAIRSMVATGNYAVRIVFDDGHDSGIYTWKYLKELGETGDALFADYERQLAEKGLSREPRYR